A genomic segment from Comamonas terrigena NBRC 13299 encodes:
- the mdtD gene encoding multidrug transporter subunit MdtD, producing the protein MSESLAPHRERLLWLVAIAFFLQSLDATILNTALPAMAQSLGQSPLKMQSVIVAYSLTTAMLIPASGWVADRFGTQRVYATAIALFVLGSVLCALSPNLGFLVAARVVQGVGGALMMPVGRLAVLRSHPKGEFIRAMSFIAIPGQVGALLGPTLGGALVEVASWHWIFWINVPVGLFGMWATRRWMPVGAEQPRRSFDGWGYALLSFGMVAVSVALDGLSGMGLGTALVAVLMVFGLASLAAYWMHALRVPEPLFPPALFSVRSLRVGLLGNLFARFGSGAAPFLIPLLLQVGLGMSPFHAGLMMLATVVGSMLVKRIAVRTVQRYGYRRVLQVNSVLLGLVLASFGLVSPQQPLGLLLAQLFVFGGINSMQFSAMNSVTLKDVEGEFASSGNSLLSMVQMLSMGMGVALAGALLGGFSDVWSALGDQSLRAIHATFATVGLMTLASTLVFSQLDGDERVRPAPDSGD; encoded by the coding sequence ATGAGTGAATCCCTTGCCCCCCACCGTGAACGCCTGCTGTGGCTGGTGGCCATCGCCTTCTTTTTGCAGTCGCTGGATGCCACCATTCTGAACACGGCACTGCCGGCGATGGCGCAGTCGCTGGGCCAGAGCCCGCTGAAGATGCAGTCGGTGATCGTGGCCTATTCGTTGACCACGGCCATGCTGATCCCGGCCTCGGGCTGGGTGGCGGACCGTTTTGGCACCCAGCGGGTCTATGCCACGGCGATCGCGCTGTTTGTGCTGGGCTCGGTGCTGTGCGCGCTCTCGCCCAACCTGGGCTTTCTGGTGGCCGCGCGCGTGGTACAAGGGGTCGGGGGCGCCCTGATGATGCCGGTGGGCCGGCTGGCGGTGCTGCGCAGCCACCCCAAGGGTGAATTCATCCGTGCCATGAGTTTCATTGCCATCCCGGGCCAGGTGGGCGCGCTGCTGGGCCCCACGCTGGGCGGTGCACTGGTGGAAGTGGCCAGCTGGCACTGGATCTTCTGGATCAATGTGCCGGTGGGGCTGTTCGGAATGTGGGCCACACGCCGCTGGATGCCCGTGGGCGCGGAGCAGCCGCGCCGCAGTTTCGACGGCTGGGGCTATGCGCTGCTGTCGTTCGGCATGGTGGCGGTGTCCGTGGCGCTGGACGGCCTGTCCGGCATGGGTCTTGGTACGGCCCTGGTGGCGGTGCTGATGGTGTTTGGTCTGGCCAGTCTGGCGGCCTACTGGATGCACGCGCTGCGGGTGCCCGAGCCGCTGTTTCCGCCCGCGCTGTTCAGCGTGCGTTCGCTGCGGGTGGGCCTGCTGGGCAATCTGTTTGCCCGCTTCGGTAGCGGCGCTGCACCGTTCCTGATTCCGCTGCTGCTTCAGGTGGGCCTGGGCATGTCGCCCTTCCACGCCGGGCTGATGATGCTGGCCACCGTGGTGGGCAGCATGCTGGTCAAGCGCATCGCCGTGCGCACGGTGCAGCGCTATGGCTACCGCCGGGTGCTGCAGGTCAATTCGGTGCTGCTGGGTCTGGTGCTGGCCAGCTTCGGCCTGGTGTCGCCGCAGCAGCCGCTGGGCTTGCTGCTGGCCCAGCTGTTTGTGTTTGGCGGCATCAACTCGATGCAGTTCTCGGCCATGAATTCGGTCACGCTCAAAGACGTGGAAGGCGAGTTCGCCAGCAGTGGCAACAGCCTGCTGTCCATGGTACAGATGCTGTCCATGGGCATGGGGGTGGCGCTGGCCGGCGCACTGCTGGGCGGGTTCTCCGATGTCTGGAGCGCACTGGGCGACCAGTCGCTGCGTGCCATCCATGCCACCTTTGCCACCGTGGGGCTGATGACCTTGGCGTCCACCCTTGTGTTCAGCCAGCTCGATGGCGACGAGCGCGTGCGCCCGGCCCCGGACAGCGGCGACTGA
- a CDS encoding septal ring lytic transglycosylase RlpA family protein: MPSICQTAGIVSRAARHRWAAAWTVTLFISGCAPLPTTPEGTATATPTQAGAPIPEGTNARPSRWGWWSHDRKGAEALAKAAPKPPKLSDKLDPAAQTAPDARDSDQKGLASWYGPGFHGKLTANGERFNSGELTAAHRSLAFGTRVCVRSSVTGKTVVVRINDRGPFAKNRVIDLSQGAAEQLGMVGLGIKPVELWALADDESQCPGEDDDLDGQLEARLSDLSPDARRAVEAHRQAHGESTSTVAKQVSKKKK, encoded by the coding sequence ATGCCATCCATCTGCCAAACTGCGGGAATCGTCTCCCGGGCGGCACGCCATCGCTGGGCAGCGGCCTGGACGGTGACGTTATTCATCAGCGGCTGCGCCCCGCTGCCCACCACGCCGGAAGGCACCGCCACAGCCACGCCCACCCAGGCGGGTGCGCCCATTCCCGAAGGCACCAACGCCCGCCCCAGCCGCTGGGGCTGGTGGAGCCACGACCGCAAGGGGGCCGAGGCCCTGGCCAAGGCCGCTCCCAAGCCGCCCAAGCTCAGCGACAAGCTCGATCCGGCGGCGCAAACCGCGCCGGATGCCCGGGACAGCGACCAAAAGGGGTTGGCCTCCTGGTACGGCCCCGGTTTTCACGGCAAGCTGACCGCCAATGGCGAGCGTTTCAACAGCGGCGAGCTGACCGCTGCCCACCGCTCGCTGGCCTTTGGCACGCGGGTGTGCGTGCGCAGCTCGGTCACCGGCAAGACGGTGGTGGTGCGCATCAACGACCGGGGGCCGTTTGCCAAGAACCGGGTGATCGACCTGAGCCAGGGTGCGGCCGAGCAGCTGGGCATGGTGGGCCTGGGGATCAAGCCGGTGGAGCTGTGGGCCCTGGCTGACGACGAATCCCAATGCCCGGGTGAGGACGATGATCTGGACGGCCAGCTCGAAGCGCGCCTGTCCGACCTGAGCCCCGACGCCCGCCGCGCGGTGGAGGCACACCGCCAGGCCCATGGCGAATCCACCAGCACGGTGGCCAAGCAGGTCAGCAAAAAGAAGAAGTGA
- a CDS encoding 23S rRNA (adenine(2030)-N(6))-methyltransferase RlmJ: MFSYRHAFHAGNHADVLKHTVLIATLQHLTQKDTALSVIDTHAGAGLYRLDGDYANTSGEATEGVQRLLDTPFDQLAPALQDYLQVLASFNQGNKLRVYPGSPFISHSLLRPQDKMHLFELHPTDSRTLAGNIAQLDPGKRILIAQEDGFTGVKKLLPPPSRRGLVLCDPSYEIKTDYLRVADMVQDALARFATGTYAVWYPIIARQDAHDLPRRLKTLATKAGKGWLHATLTVKSSKMQSAALSATEDEPSKRPGLPASGMFLINPPYTVKDKLKTALPQMVKLLGQDKHAAFTLESGQ; encoded by the coding sequence ATGTTCAGCTACCGCCACGCCTTCCATGCCGGCAACCACGCCGATGTGCTCAAGCACACCGTGCTGATCGCCACCTTGCAACACCTGACGCAGAAGGACACGGCGCTGAGCGTGATCGACACCCATGCCGGCGCCGGCCTGTACCGCCTGGACGGTGACTACGCCAACACCAGCGGCGAGGCGACCGAAGGCGTGCAGCGCCTGCTGGACACCCCGTTTGACCAGCTGGCGCCCGCGCTGCAGGACTATCTGCAGGTGCTGGCCAGCTTCAACCAGGGCAACAAGCTGCGCGTCTACCCCGGCTCGCCGTTCATCAGCCACAGCCTGCTGCGCCCCCAGGACAAGATGCACCTGTTCGAGCTGCACCCCACCGATTCGCGCACGCTGGCCGGCAACATCGCCCAGCTCGACCCGGGCAAGCGCATCCTGATTGCGCAGGAAGACGGTTTCACCGGCGTCAAGAAACTGCTGCCCCCACCGTCGCGCCGCGGTCTGGTGCTGTGCGACCCCAGCTATGAGATCAAGACCGACTACCTGCGCGTGGCCGACATGGTGCAGGACGCGCTGGCGCGCTTTGCCACCGGCACCTATGCCGTGTGGTACCCCATCATCGCCCGCCAGGACGCGCACGATCTGCCGCGCCGCCTCAAGACCCTGGCCACCAAGGCCGGCAAGGGCTGGCTGCACGCCACGCTGACCGTCAAATCCAGCAAGATGCAGTCGGCCGCCCTGTCCGCCACCGAGGACGAACCCAGCAAGCGCCCCGGCCTGCCGGCCAGCGGCATGTTCCTGATCAACCCGCCCTACACCGTCAAGGACAAGCTCAAGACCGCCCTGCCGCAGATGGTCAAGCTGCTCGGCCAGGACAAGCACGCCGCGTTCACGCTGGAATCCGGCCAATAA
- a CDS encoding anhydro-N-acetylmuramic acid kinase: MTVATPASDLFIGLMSGTSLDGVDGVLVDFRHGTRVLQHASCGFTPGLRAELLALNTPGGQDELHRAALAANALVAHYAQVVQQLLQRSGVATDQVAAIGAHGQTVRHRPQLFDGTGYTLQLNAPALLAERSGITVVADLRSRDVAAGGQGAPLVPAFHQGVFGQAGRTTLVLNIGGIANLSVLGADGAVQGFDCGPGNALMDGWCLHHTGQPYDDGGRWAASGRVLQPLLQRLLAEPFFAQQPPKSTGRDLFHTDWLTAHLAAIPEAAAAAAADVQATLTELTAASCADAVRRWGRGGSALLVCGGGALNAHLMQRIASLLPGVQVGSTAARGLPPLEVEAAAFAWLARQCLRGLPGNLPAVTGARGPRVLGAIYPA, translated from the coding sequence ATGACCGTTGCCACTCCCGCTTCCGACCTCTTCATCGGCCTGATGTCCGGCACCTCATTGGACGGGGTGGACGGGGTGCTGGTGGACTTCCGCCACGGCACCCGCGTGCTGCAGCATGCCAGCTGCGGCTTCACGCCCGGCCTACGCGCCGAACTGCTGGCCTTGAACACCCCCGGCGGCCAGGACGAGCTGCACCGCGCCGCCCTGGCGGCCAATGCCCTGGTGGCCCACTACGCCCAGGTGGTGCAGCAGTTGCTGCAACGCAGCGGCGTGGCGACCGACCAGGTGGCCGCCATCGGCGCCCACGGCCAGACCGTGCGCCACCGCCCGCAGCTGTTCGACGGCACGGGCTACACGCTGCAGCTCAACGCCCCGGCCTTGCTGGCCGAACGCAGCGGCATCACCGTGGTCGCCGATCTGCGCAGCCGCGATGTGGCCGCCGGGGGCCAGGGGGCTCCCCTGGTGCCGGCCTTCCACCAGGGCGTCTTCGGCCAGGCCGGCCGGACCACGCTGGTACTGAACATCGGCGGCATTGCCAACCTGAGCGTGCTGGGTGCGGACGGTGCCGTGCAAGGTTTTGATTGCGGCCCCGGCAATGCGCTGATGGACGGCTGGTGCCTGCACCACACCGGCCAGCCCTATGACGACGGCGGGCGCTGGGCTGCCAGCGGGCGTGTGCTGCAGCCTCTGCTGCAGCGCCTGCTGGCCGAGCCGTTCTTTGCGCAGCAGCCCCCCAAAAGCACGGGCCGCGACCTGTTCCACACCGACTGGCTGACTGCACACCTGGCCGCCATACCAGAGGCAGCCGCAGCCGCTGCAGCGGATGTCCAGGCCACACTGACCGAGCTGACCGCCGCCAGCTGTGCCGATGCCGTGCGCCGCTGGGGCCGGGGCGGCAGTGCCCTGCTGGTCTGCGGAGGCGGCGCCTTGAATGCCCACCTGATGCAGCGTATCGCCTCCCTGCTGCCAGGCGTGCAGGTGGGCAGCACCGCCGCGCGCGGCCTGCCGCCGCTGGAGGTGGAAGCCGCCGCCTTCGCCTGGCTCGCGCGCCAGTGCCTGCGCGGCCTGCCGGGCAATCTGCCGGCGGTGACCGGTGCGCGCGGCCCACGCGTGCTGGGCGCCATCTACCCGGCCTGA
- the rplM gene encoding 50S ribosomal protein L13: MSTFSAKPAEVQHEWFVIDATDKVLGRVASEVALRLRGKHKAIYTPHVDTGDFIVIINASKLKVTGTKNLDKVYYRHSGFPGGITATNFRDLQAKFPGRALEKAVKGMLPKGPLGYAMIKKLKVYGGAEHPHTAQQPKALEI; this comes from the coding sequence ATGTCTACATTCAGCGCAAAGCCCGCTGAGGTGCAACACGAGTGGTTTGTGATTGACGCCACCGATAAGGTGCTCGGACGTGTCGCCAGCGAAGTGGCACTCCGTCTGCGCGGCAAGCACAAGGCCATTTACACACCTCACGTTGACACCGGCGACTTCATCGTCATCATCAACGCCTCCAAGCTCAAGGTCACTGGCACCAAGAACCTGGACAAGGTGTACTACCGTCACTCCGGTTTCCCCGGCGGCATCACTGCCACCAACTTCCGCGATCTGCAAGCCAAGTTCCCTGGCCGTGCTCTGGAAAAGGCCGTCAAGGGCATGCTGCCCAAGGGTCCCCTGGGCTACGCCATGATCAAGAAGCTGAAGGTCTACGGCGGTGCTGAGCATCCTCATACCGCACAGCAGCCTAAGGCTCTGGAAATCTAA
- the erpA gene encoding iron-sulfur cluster insertion protein ErpA, which yields MSAVAENTITEMPAPILFTDSAAAKVADLIAEEGNPDLKLRVFVQGGGCSGFQYGFTFDEITNDDDTTMTKNGVSLLIDAMSYQYLVGAEIDYKEDLQGAQFVIKNPNASTTCGCGSSFSV from the coding sequence ATGAGCGCCGTTGCCGAAAACACCATCACCGAAATGCCGGCCCCCATCCTCTTCACCGACAGCGCAGCTGCCAAGGTGGCGGATCTGATTGCCGAAGAAGGCAATCCCGACCTGAAGCTGCGCGTCTTTGTGCAAGGCGGCGGCTGCTCGGGTTTCCAGTACGGTTTCACCTTCGATGAGATCACCAACGACGACGACACTACGATGACCAAGAATGGTGTGTCGCTGCTGATCGACGCCATGAGCTACCAGTACCTGGTCGGCGCAGAGATCGATTACAAGGAAGACCTCCAAGGTGCCCAGTTCGTGATCAAGAACCCCAATGCCAGCACCACCTGCGGCTGCGGTTCCAGCTTCTCGGTGTAA
- the rpsI gene encoding 30S ribosomal protein S9: MIGDWNNGTGRRKSSVARVFLKKGSGKITVNGKDIQQYFGRETSIMIAKQPLVLTGNVEAFDIQINVHGGGESGQAGAARHGITRALIDYDASLKSALSQAGYVTRDAREVERKKVGLRSARRAKQFSKR, from the coding sequence ATGATTGGTGATTGGAACAATGGTACCGGCCGTCGCAAGTCCAGCGTCGCCCGTGTATTCCTGAAGAAGGGCTCCGGCAAGATCACTGTGAATGGCAAAGACATTCAGCAGTACTTCGGCCGCGAAACCTCCATCATGATCGCAAAGCAGCCCCTGGTGCTGACTGGCAATGTCGAAGCTTTCGACATCCAGATCAACGTCCACGGCGGCGGTGAATCCGGCCAGGCTGGCGCTGCCCGCCACGGTATCACCCGCGCTCTGATCGATTACGACGCTTCCCTGAAGTCCGCACTGAGCCAAGCCGGCTACGTGACCCGTGACGCTCGTGAAGTCGAACGTAAGAAGGTCGGTCTGCGTTCTGCACGCCGCGCCAAGCAGTTCTCGAAGCGTTAA